The DNA segment TCTCATTTAAAGCTTCCTCTCTGCTTTTATCCACATCTGAAGTGCAAATGGCCACTGTAGACAGCGGTGAGCTTCAGCTCACTTAGCTGTAGTACAGTAGCCGCTACacgccaggctctgtgctggatgCTTCCCTGGGAATCCCGGTCCATAAAAATCCTGTGAAGTTGGTCTCGCGTTATTTTACTGGTGGGAAAACTGAAGTCCAGACAAGCCAAACAGCCTTGCCAGACACACACGTTAAGTGACAGGCAGGATTCATGCCCGAACCTGTCTGACCCGAAGCCCGTGTCCACTGTGGCTCGCCACTGCAGGAAGTGCAGTCCGCACTGGGTTTGAACCTCTAACTAAAACAGGACCATTTCCTCCCTTCTGGTCGCTTAAACATCTTTACAGTAAATTACATCTTGAACATTACAAGGAATGGAAAAGCGATATGAGTTACTGCACCTTGCAGTTGCAGCTTTATCGTTCAATGTCATTATTAGACTTGTATATGACACGTTACATTTATGCATTATTGCCGTGTTCGGTGCATCACTTCGATTTAGTTTTTATAGTGACTTAAATCTTTTCAAAGCAAAAAAGGTTTGGTTATTAATTTCAGCATTTTGGTAAAAATGTAATCTCTAATGATTTTCaccttctttttttctaagtgcgtttacattctttttcttcatttttgcctCAGTAGTACTGCATCGAgctttttagtttctttctggAGTTGATATTGAGAAATGGATGATAAATTATTACAACTCCTTTTGTAGAAGCATGATGTGCAACActtacagatatttttctaatttggaCTTTGATTTACAAAGCACAGTGATTTATTAATACGTTCTAAATGTCTTCAAGTTCTGCCAATTATAAACACATGGCATCCTTCCGTTTACCCTTTCTTTTCCAAACAGATTTTATGgggttatttatttaaatttgggTCATTGCATACCTTTCTCCAAGTACTTTGAGTACAGGCCGTTTAATGTACATGTTCTCTGGTAAATATTGCTTACACTTCAGCCTGATACAATTTGAAATAACAATGtctaatttaaatataaacattttaaggtTGGTCTAGACTATCAAAATCCATACCTAAGTCCATTTAGAGAGTTCCAGAGGTGGAAACACCACCCCAGCATCCAGCCGACGTTGGAAGGCGGGAAAAGGATTGCATATGGAGCCAGAGCCCTCAATGAAGGCGGCTTTCAGGTAGCACTTCTGCGTTTTTAATCCTTATTTCTGTACTATAAATTCAATGTTGAAACATAAGGTAACAACTTTAGATAAAGGATAGAAGATTATCTCAGGAAGAAAATTTAAGTAACTAAAGCAAAGCACCCTAGTATTCATAAAACTGTACCACACCAGAGTTAAATGACACCATGAATTTAGTTTTAAGGATATATTGATTTCTAGAGAAAAATTCATGGGCTTTTTTGTTTATTGGTTGTCTTTAACCAGAGAATTTAAACTATGTGATCCAAgatcttttcctttgttcctttgctGCCAGGAAACCCAAGGACAGATGTAGTTTTCAGCAAAGGTAATTAATTAATCTCAACTACCTAGTGTCATCCATGCCCTTTAGGTGGCCTCTGTTAAGTTTTTACCCTTAATTGTCCTATTTTAGTATATGTTCAAAATAAATACTATCAAATGCAGttaatttattaagtatttagTTATTAAACAATCAAATAAGAGCTAGATGGCTAGATGGCTAACTATGATAAAAAGCTAAAACTGTTTTGGAAATAGTATTAGACAGGTAAGATGATCTAAAAGTCAGCTCTAAAACTTATACCAAACGGTTTGGTCAAGTTATTTAACTCCTCGGGCGTTAAGGGATCATCTGTAAATTAAAGATGATCGCTTCTGTCTCTAATATTCTAGGAATCTAGAACTATTGATATTTTAGAAATctgatatctttttgtttttaatctgttgTAAAAGTAACAAATAGATCATAGAAAATTGGGGAGAAAAGTTGACTTAACCTTTAAAGTGAAGTTCTAAATACATTCATAAAGTCAAGTAAAATCACAGCTGAATTATGAATGTCGTCACTAGAACCCTAAAATAACACTGTCTCTAAGTTCCGTTGCTGCGGGGTTACATACCTCTCATgaggttgtttttatttctagagCAGTTATTCGTTTGCAATAATATTTGCTACATTTCCTATGTTCAAGCCCATTAAACTTTTTTGAATAATGTGCATAATACCTATTCCCAGCCTAATTCTGCTCTGTAATTGACAGTGTAAAGGCTCCTGTGTATTCAGCAGTACAGACAGACTCGTGTTTATGACACCTGCCTCGGGTGCTTCAGCATCTCACATGATCTTTAGATGAGCAGGAAGagatgaccccccccccccccccgccgccacaATACACTTTTGACCTGAGTTTTCTGATTTAATTAGTCAAAGATTCAGAAACTTACTTCCATTAAGTTTTTGAAGACCCTTCAGAGACAAAAATTTGGAACATCCAGTTTTATTTTGCGCTAACAACTATTACATGACTTCATTACATGACATTACATTCATTACATTTCTTCAGTCTGTACCAAAGCTCCCCTTTCCTGGTGGGTTTCTAGTATTTAAcccctgtggggtttttttttggggggggggttcttttttcttcttttagtgcaGGGAAGTGTAATTTTATTTTGGTGCAGAAATAGATTAGGTTACAGAAAAGTCCTGGGAAAAGGAAGTTACAAGACTGATTTTACCAATCGTCAGGTGGAAGGGTAAAATCTGTTACTGTGGAACTACTCCAGGCCATACCCATCTTCTTCAGTGATAAGGCCTGGTTCCTCATTTTAacctccatttttttgtttgtttaatttattttatttacttttggctgccttggttctccgttgctgtgcgccggctttctctagttgcggcgagcagggggccaCTCCACACTGCCATGCatgggcctctcgctatcgcggcctctcttgttgcagagcacaggctgcagacgcgcaggctcagtagttgtggcgcacaggcttagtggctccgcggcatgtgggatcttcccggacaagggctcgaacccgtgtcccctgcattggcaggcagattcttaaccactgcgccaccagggaagccctaacccccgTTTAATGGATGTCCCAGAATACATCTCTCTGTACGACTTTTCCTGGGTCCCCCAGGTCCTTAACAAGATGTCCAGCTGCCCACACTGGGTAAGATCCTCCCAGAACTGAAAAACACACATTTCCCTTAGGCcataacattttttattcttaGGACTTAAGCGCCCATTTGGAATAATTTGCACTAGCAATCCGTGTCCTTTTCTTAAACGTCCATCTTCTGGCTCTTGAATCAGACTTAGGATTAGCAGGGCCACAGCCCAATTTGAGAAGATCATTGTTATGATCCAGGTTCCTGACCGTTATCTCTGTTTGCAGCTCCTGGCATCCCAGAAAGCCCTCCCCCTTGTTGTCTGCTCCGCACCCCGACTTCATGCTCTCTTCACCTGCGTGGTTCTGATGCTGAGTTTGGTTGGAGAGCAGCAGTCACACCTAGGCCCGAGCCTTCTCGTGCCAGCGTTGCTTTCGCTTCTCACCGCCCCTCCCTCGCAGTTAGAACTGTGTAATCACGGGAGCGCGGCCACAGCCCCTCGGCGTGGCAGCTGATGGTGGCGGGCTCCCTGTTGACCTCCTCTCCTCGGGGTCCCTCTCAGCCCTTCGGCCCCATTGTCAGCCACCCACCACTTTCTCAGCAAAGACCCGTGGTGTACTGTAGGACGCCTCCAGGAGGAAAGAGCAGCTCCAgggctctcttttcttcctttccaccaGTACAGTCTTCTGAGGGAGGCAATCTGTGACTTAACTGCTACATCACGGGGCTCAACCAAAACCGTCACCCACCCTTCAGTACGTTGTTTTCCGTCAGAAGTGTATACTGAGGCCCAAACAACcatcttaaagtttattttggaaattcaGTTTATTCTTCGGTtaacttaaatatattatttaaggtAGTGGCTAATTGTGGTGATGCCATGATTAGAACCTAGGTTTCCCTCCCTGGACATCAAGGTAAAACAAGGAGGTATGAAGAGTTAAGATAACATCCTGTGTAAGTCATGTGTTACCCACAATGCGTGTAAAAGATCACAATTTAGATAACAGACGTTCAGgtttagagaatatttttaattatgacATAGATAcgtataaataaaaacatttaatttaaatgttaatgctCTGATCTTGACATCTGTCCCATGTAGGTAAGTCATGGGGAGGGAGACGGACAAAGTCCTAATAGAGGAGGAGTAATCGTTCCGACGCTCGTTTTTAGAGGAGGAAACTGCCCTTGCCCTGGTTTTTCTCTTCACTCGGATTCATttgcatgtaattttttttttttcggtttttCCCTACAGCTTTCAAAGAGGCTATAATTTGGAGTGTTCAGTTCTTTTGTTTAATTTGAACTAACAGATGcactttgctttctttcctcaGTCTATACCAAAACTCACCTTTCCTGGGGGCTTACTAATTGGTTGTAGCCCTGGTTTCATGAATGTTCCCAAGATCAAAGGGacccacacagcaatgaaaagtGGGATTTTGGCAGCAGAATCTATTTTTAATCAACTAACTAGTGAGAATCTCCAATCAAAGACGATAGGTAAGAACTTCCATTTATTCTCAGGTTCTTCACGGGGGCGTTTAAAAAGCTATTTAAACATACACTCAGTGTACAGATAGAGGATGACAGTAGATACAGTGAGAAATCCTGGCGGTCTTGCATGTTTATTTCATGGGGCATTGAAAGATGCGTGGTGTGACTGTGCCTCTACACAAAGCGTCGAGACGCCTGCTGGGCAAAGCAGACTGCAGCCTGCTCGCCGCGAGGGAGGTTTTCACGGCCACGTGTCATTTCACGAATGGAAAGTAGAGCGGCCCGAGGTGTCCCGCCCCCTGGAAGCAAGTTCAACGTGAGGGTCCCGCCTCACATCGCACAGGCCCAGGTGGACCCTCGTGGGCGCCCCCCGACCTTCACTCCAGGGCAGGCAGCGGACCCGCCTCCGCCGTCGCCTCCTGTCGCCGTCCATCCCGGACACGCTTCCTGGGTCCCGGGGGCACCCAGCTGACGGCCGGCCCCCGAGCTCCCCGCACCTCGGCTCGGATCTCTCTCCGGGGGCCTCGCGTGGACCTCACCAGTGACTCTGCACCACGCACACAGGCACGCAGCACTGCCAGGCCCTCTCCTGCGCTGCCCCCTCTCCGGTGTGTTCCACCTTTCAGCTCGGCTCGCTGTTTAACGTACCTGTTGACCAACCTCGTCTCCTTGGACGGACACTCCTCCCAGGACAGGGCCTTCGCTCCCTGCGGACACAAAACACCAGGAGCGAGTCCGGAGATGCCCAAGAGGTACGCCGTGTTCCTTAGAGTCAGGTGACACGCTCCTCCAAGTAGACCGTACCTTCAGGTGTGCTCGGAGACGGGGGGCCTGCGGGGGAGCAGGAGAGACCTCAGGGCACGGAAGAGGCAGGGCCGGCGCCTCAGACCTCCTCACCAACTCCGCATCCCGGCCAGGCGCTGGCACCGCGCACGTGCACGCGGCGCGCACAGGTCGGGCCGCCGCAGGCAGGTCACTGGCACCAGGAGGAGGCAGGTCACGAGAACCAAGACGTCCTGTTAGAGATGAAGTGCAGGGCTTCAGGTGCTGCCACCTCCTAGGGCCGCCACAGCCGAGCGCCACGAACTGGGCAGCTTTAAGCAGGAAGGTGTTCGGAGTCCTGCAGGCGAGCACTTCGCAGCTGTGTCCAAGCCTCCAGCGTCCGGGGGCCCCAAGTTCCTGGCAGAGCCCCAGCAGCAGCCCCTGCCTTGTCTCCCTCTGGCTGTGTCCTGTGTCCCTGCGGCGTCTTCAGGATGCCAGTCATTGGACCAAGCGTCCAGGCCGCTCCAGCATGCCCTCATCTTAACTCGGTGTACCGGCAGCGACCCTCTTCCGACCGATTCTGAGACAACTAGGCGTCAGGACTTCAAAATACCTTTCTGGGCTGTCACCGTTCAGCCCGTAACGGAAGTGTTTCAGTGATCAGCTCCACAGGTAGCATAAACTCGCTTAGCTTCCTTTTCAGGTTCACTGAATTTTGAAACTCATTTTCCACGCTACCAGTATGGCCTCACTGCCTGTTAACAACCTATCAAATGGGTATCTTTTTGGAAGATGTCAGCATTTATACTTGAAGCGTTCTTCAAGTGTGGTGTCGTATGACCACCTGCTTTTTATAACTGTGTAAAAGCCATCTGTTATTTCCGTAGCAAAGTACCTGGACAATAAAGTGTTTTATACTCCTTGAGGCAATTTCacttatttcatgtttttcataAAAAGGACTTGATGTAACTGAGTATGAGGACAATTTGAAGAAGTCGTGGGTGTGGAAAGAGCTACACGCCGTCAGGAACGTCAGGCCGTCCTGCCATGGCATCCTGGGTGTGTACGGAGGGATGCTTTACACTGGGATCTTCTACTGGATATTCAGAGGGATGGAGCCCTGGACCCTAAAACATAAAGGTAATTCCGGCTTAAGTATGAACGTTAGTCCTTAACTCAGGAAACGGGATCCAGTAAGTAGGGAAAAAGGTGACCTTTTACACTTTACCGTTTTAAACTTTTAGAGAAATGATGAATTCAGTATCTTTAGAACAGGGTATCATTGTTGAAAGAGGGATCAAGTCTTATTTCATCAGTGTAATATTtacagatttttattaaaatgtctaaGGAAGTACTTTAGAATTAGATACATTTTTACTAAAAACCTTCCTCAAAACTTGGGAAGGTCCTGACTCCGATCAGCTCAAGCCAGCCAAGGACTGCACACCTATTGAGTATCCAAAGCCAGATGGGCAGATCAGTTTTGACCTCTTGTCATCCGTGGCTCTGAGCGGCACCAACCATGAACACGACCAGCCGGCACATCTGACCTTGAAAGATGACAGTGTACCTGTGAACAGAAACCTGAGCACATACGACGGGCCCGAGCAGCGCTTCTGCCCTGCAGGTCAGTACGCTCATTCCCATCTGCTACTGAAACGTCAGTAGCAGGATTTGCTTGAACCACGTTTTGAAAACTCATTATGTTTCTACTCTAATGCTAGAGCAGTAGGGATTTCTCGTTAAGCCTAATTCAGATGGCATTTCTCAAAAGCAGCCTTTTCTCTGTTTACCCTCAGCGCAAGGTTAAGGGTTACGGGAAAAAGCACCAAACACCTCTTTCCGTGTTCACGTGacgtactttaaaaaaatttctgtcaCGGCTGCTCCtgtctgtatatatgtatgctcacatacacacacacatatacattacaTATGTGTGCATAGCCTAAAATACTAGATTTTGGCCACATGCAGCTCAGGGAAATGGTCCCGGACTTTAAATCCATCCTGGATACAGTATCTTCCAGTGCTGAGCTTTCAACTAGAATTATAGTAGGAACTGGGTCTCGAGAGCTGGTAGAACAGCAACCAGGTGTGTGAAAATCAGTACATTCTGGACAGGAACTAGGACATATGCTCTGTGAGGGAGGGACCTTGACTGTCTCTTGACTTTATCTTTTAACCATTTCTGTCATCTCACTGAGCTGTAAGCTGAGGGTAAGGGCTGACCTAATTTGTCTGTGCAGTCGCGGCACACATGTATACGGGCAGATCTCATTTTATTGCACCTGGCAGATACTGCTTTTCTTACAAATCAAAGGTCCCTGGCAACCCCGCGTTGAAGAAGCCTACTGGCGCCACTTTTCCAACATTTGCTCACTCCGTGTGTCACATGCGGTAATTCTTGCAAAATTTCAAACTTTGTCATTATTATATTTGATATTGTgctcagtgatctttgatgttagtaCTATGACTCGCTAAAGGCTCAGATAGCATCTATTAGCAATAAAGTGTATTTTAAGCAAGGCATgtatattgtttttttagacataatgctgttatTGCACACTTCACAGACTGCAAAGTAGCGTAAATATAACCGTTACATATGCACTGGCAACCAAAAAATTCACATGACTTGCTCTATTGTGATAATTCACTTTATTGCAGCGTCCGGGTCTCTGAAGTGTGTCCATATATAACATCACACCCCAAAACTGCTCAACCTCGAGTTCCCTTGTTGGTAACGCCAACTCAGCCACATGCTGCTGTACCTTctgcttttatccattttaattTATGCAACAGCAAATGCACACACCCAGATCTCTGTAATATTCTGTGggtaaacattcagtccacaaaCCCTGAGGGTTTCTGTGGCTAATTTCTCCAGGACTTTAGCCTCTGCTTTAAAGGCAGCTACTGCACGGAGTTGCCTATGTTTCCTTACAGGAGTTTATGAATTTGTACCTTTGGAACAAGGTGATGGATTTCGGCTACAGATAAATGCCCAGAACTGCGTGCACTGTAAAACATGTGATATTAAGGATCCAAGTCAGAATATTAACTGGGTGGTACCCGAAGGCGGTGGAGGCCCAGCATACAACGGGATGTAACCTGCAGCCGGCTTCACCCGCGCCAGCGTCTCTAAAACGGACGGCAAGTTAACTTCAAATGTTTGCAAGTTCACAGGTGTCAAAAGCTTAAGTATATTTTTGATCAGAATGTTCATAAAATAATTAtcagtgaaataattttattttatactatacCTAAAACTGTCCCATAAAAAATTATGAATCTCTCTCTTAAATAAAACTTTGTAAGTGATGTAGCATCTACTTCTCTCTCCAAGGCTTCCAAGCTTTAGTACACTGTTGGTACTGCTGGCCTCCGACGTACATTTGACTCATCAGGCTCCGCACTTCAATGAAGTGTATCTCCTAGACCAGAGGTCGGCGTCCAGCCCCCCACCCTTCTTACGCAGTTTAACTGGAACACAGCAGTGCCTCCTGGTTTACACACTGTCAACGGGGGCTTCTGAGCTCCAAGTGCAGAactgagtagctgtgacagactGTAATGGCTACCTGACCCTTTAGAGATGTCTGCCAGCCCTGCACACATGTCACAGAGAGATGCATCAAACAACTGAGAAAAACAACATACATAAGTTTTCATCTGTTTATTCAAACAAGATGTGTCTAGGAGTTTAAAATACACTGGACACCATTATCCTTTGCAATGCAGAGAGCCATTTAAAATGAGTTCAACTTCACCATATTTTGTAACAATGGTCTATTAAGAGTGAATACCTACCTGTATCCTAGACTGCAAACAATGGGAACTGAAGTCTCAGAGGGAACACATAGGGATCATACATAATAGACAAGACCCTTAAATTGTCTTACTCGCTTTATACAATCAGTGCATACTTAAGCAAAACTGAATTCCTTATTAAGCAAACATTTTTGCATAAGCTgccttctctttatctttctgtGCCTTTATCTTTTGCTTGACTTTCAGCAATTCTGCCTGGATAGCTGCAAAATAAACATGTAACATGAGTTATTTCTCAAAACATCCAAAAAATGAGGTTGACCAGCAAACTGATGCTTTAGTATGATAAAAAATAACTCTTCGAAGAATGAGTGAGCCCTATTAACAGAGTATTTTACTTGGAGAAAGCGACCAAACATAAAAACCACAGAGCACAACTTTAGGAGACTGTCCACCGAGAGAACTGAATTACACACAGATGTGCCTTTGCCCATCAGAGGGGGGACCCCACTGAAGTGCCTCCCCAAAGACCTATTTCCACATCTAGACCTAGAATCACCATTTGTACTTGGTTTACCTGAAAAACAGGCTTATTTTTGTCACAGCTTTCCAAACCTTTCCTAAAACATATTCAGTAGCTAGAATACTTAGGTCATGGCCACGTTCAGCTTAAGACATGGTCCCAAACACTAAATTCGCCCTAAATACTGTGTCTTCTAATGCTGCTCTTCCATCTAGAATTACAGGACAGCAGAGAAAACAGTCTTCAGACATGTGGAAAGCGGCTGGAGTGTAAGCTGAAGGCAGCGACCCTGACTTGTGCTTTCTGCAGCGTGACTGGAGCCTGGCCTGTAACAGGCGTTCTGCAGTATCTGCTGGACAAATCAACCTCTAAGTGGCAAAGGGTATGCTGGTTCATGAGGATAAATTCTTTAGGGACAAAATGAACTTCCACTACAGAAACTGCCAACTTACCTTTATCCTCTGGTGCTATCTCCTGAGCTTTCTTAAGATCAGCctttaattggaaaaaaagaaacatttaaagaaatattaggTTATGAATtatgaaagttttttaaattaaaatttaagagaggaacttcaagatggcagaagagtaagatgtggagatcaccttcctccccacaaatacatcagaaatacatctacacatggaacaactcctacagaacacctactgaacgctggcagaagacctcagacctcccaaaaggcaagaaactccccacgtacctgggtagggcaaaagaaaaaaggaaaaacagagacaaaaaaaaatagggatgggacctgcaccagtgggagggagctgtggaggaaagattttcacacactagaagccccttcgcgggcggagactgcaggtggcagaggggggacgCTTTGGAgtcgcagaggagagcgcagccacaggggtgcagagggcaaagcggagagatatccgcagaggatcagtgccgaccagcactcaccagcccgagaggattgtctgctcacctgccagagcgggcgggggctgggagctgaagctcggGCTTCAGACGGAAGCcaagagaggactggggttggcagcatgaacacagcctgaagggggctagtgcgccacagctggccgggagggagtctgggaaagagtctggagctgcctaaaaggcaagagaccttttcttgcttctttgtttcctggtgcacaaggagaggggattcagagcgccgcgcgccgcttaaaggaactccagagacaggtgcaaaTCGCGGCTAtaagcgcggaccccagagacgggcatgagacactaaggctgctgctaccgccaccaagaagcctgtatgcgagcacaggtcactacccacaactcccctcctcccagaagcctgtgcagcccgccaccgccagggtcccaggatccagggacaacttccccgagagaatgcacagtgcgcctcaggctggtgcaacatcatgctggcctctgctgccgcaggctcaccacgcacccgtg comes from the Kogia breviceps isolate mKogBre1 chromosome 6, mKogBre1 haplotype 1, whole genome shotgun sequence genome and includes:
- the ETFDH gene encoding electron transfer flavoprotein-ubiquinone oxidoreductase, mitochondrial isoform X3, which produces MPYKLRKTLYVCALQDGLQLLLYLESPPTILSIPGIRTSDGKAPLNTPVTEDRFGILTEKYRIPVPVLPGLPMNNHGNYIVRLGHLVSWMGEQAEALGVEVYPGYAAAEVLFHEDGSVKGIATNDVGIQKDGAPKTTFERGLELHAQVTVFAEGCHGHLAKQLYRKFDLRANCEPQTYGIGLKELWIIDEKKWKPGRVDHTVGWPLDRHTYGGSFLYHLNEGEPLVALGFVVGLDYQNPYLSPFREFQRWKHHPSIQPTLEGGKRIAYGARALNEGGFQSIPKLTFPGGLLIGCSPGFMNVPKIKGTHTAMKSGILAAESIFNQLTSENLQSKTIGLDVTEYEDNLKKSWVWKELHAVRNVRPSCHGILGVYGGMLYTGIFYWIFRGMEPWTLKHKGPDSDQLKPAKDCTPIEYPKPDGQISFDLLSSVALSGTNHEHDQPAHLTLKDDSVPVNRNLSTYDGPEQRFCPAGVYEFVPLEQGDGFRLQINAQNCVHCKTCDIKDPSQNINWVVPEGGGGPAYNGM